The Balneola sp. DNA segment ATGATATTATTTCAAAGCATAATCTTGTTCTGGCTGGTCAAACCAAAGAAATTGCTCCGGCTGATAAAAAATTATATGCATTGCGAGATGTTACTGCCACTGTGGAGTCCATTCCTCTAATTGCTGGTAGTATTATGAGCAAAAAGCTTGCTGAGGGTATTGATGCTTTGGTACTAGATGTGAAATATGGTTCCGGAGCTTTTATGAAAGATTTGGACTCGGCTATCGAACTTGCAGAGGAATTGGTAGGAATCGGAGATCGCTTTAATAAAAAAACGATCGCCTATCTTACAAATATGAATCAACCGCTTGGATTTAAAATAGGGAATTGGCTGGAAGTGGAAGAGTGCGTAGAGGCACTCAATGGAGAAGGGCCGGAGGATATCGTGAAGCTCTCTAATCTGCTTTCAGGTACTATGATATATCTCGGAGAGAAGGCTGGGAGTGTTGAAGAGGGGATCAAAAAAAGTGAAGAACAGATAGAAAATGGTAAGGCTTTTCAGAAATGGATAGATATTGTAGAAGAGCAAGGCGGAGATAGTTCTTTAATCAAAAATCTCAAAAATTATCCAAAATCAGGGTATGAGTTTTCATTGAAAAGCCAAAAAAGTGGATTCATTAATGCTATGGATTCCTATCAGATTGGAATGGCTTCTCTTGAGCTGGGCGCAGGTCGGCGCGAGAAGGAAGATGTGATCGATCCTACCGCGGGTATTATCTTAAATAAGAAAGTAGGAGACAAAATTGAAGAAGGTGAAACAATTTTGACAGGGTATACGAACAAGCCCGCCATGATTGAAATTGTGACAGAAGAGTTATTCCAATCGGTGGAAATCAGAAACGAGCGGCCAAAGCCGGAACCTTTGGTCACTCATATTTGCGACAGCCAAGGCACACGGGCATTTGAGCTTTAGCATGTTGAATTACTATAATAATCAGTTAACTTAGTTCCTGAAGACAAAAAGGGCATAAAAAATATACAGAACCATGTTTAAACGATTTATTCGCGCTATCAGATCATTATTCGGTGGAGTTATAAGCTCAATGGAAAATCCAAAACTTATCCTTGAGCAAAACATCAGAGAATTAAACGACCAGATTCCTCAAATGAATGAGAACATCGCCACTGTAAAAGCGAATCTCATTATGCTTCAAAAAGAAGTAAAGCGTAACGAAAATCAAATCACTGAGCTTACCTCAAAAATTAAATCAGCGATTAAAGCAAACAGAGATGATATAGCTGAGGGATATGCGCTTCAGTTAGAGAAAGCGAAGGAAACGATCATTCACTCTAAAGAACAGTTGGCTTTTGCTGAGCGTGCTTATGAAAAAGCATTGAAAGTGAAAAAAGTATTCATGCGTGAAAAGGATCGTAAGATTCAGGAAGCAAAAGAAGCATTGCGAGCCAGCGAAAGAGCCGAATGGCAATCCAAGATTGCAGATACCTTAGAGCAATTTGAAGTGGGTGGACTTGATCAAACCCATGACGAAATGATTAACCGTCTGAATGAAGAGACGGCTAAGAATGAAGCTCGAATGGAGATAGCTTTAGACAGCATTGATACTCAAACTATGGAAATCGAGGCTAATGCTGAAAAAATTAGAGCTCATGAATTGGTAGAACAATTTAAATTGGAAATGGGCGAAACTTCAGGTTCAATTTCTATTGACGAAGAACCGGTAAAAGAAGAAACGCCAACCAAGTCGGTAGGCAACAAGGAAAAGAGCTAAGAATTTTCTGAAATGAGTACCCGCAGCGAACAGGAACGAGAACGCCTCAAAGAGGAATACAAAGATCACTACCGAAGGATCAAAGAGGCCAAGGAACAGTTGCGTCAGACACAACAGAAGGGGAAAATAGCTCAGGCCTTGAATAATATGAATGCCGACAATCTTCTTGAATCTGTTGATGAGTTTCTTGGCAAAGTGAAAGAAAAGGTGGTAAGTGCAGAAGCTCGGCTTGATGTAGCAATGGATAGTCTTGATGAGGACGATCCGAAAACCGCAGCAGGCAAACTAAAGCAGGAAGAGCTTGATGCTGAAATGAAAAAGCAGAAGGCAAAGCAAACCCTTCAACAAGTAAAAGCTGAAATGGGAATGCTTTACTCTGAAATCGAGAAGCATGCTGAGGAAATTCATGCCGAAAAAACCATCGGTACAAAAAAAGATGAACTAGCAGATGACGATGAGTCATCGGAAGGGGATACCACAGAATAGTAGATGTCAGCTGACGAATTAAATATCAATTACACACGAGAAGCATTTCTAAATCCAATTAATTTAGGAGTATTGCTTGTTTCAACGCTAGGGGCACTTTTCTTTAGCAATCTTAGTGTTGACGTTTCCAATATTCTACTCTCAACAGTATTCGGAGTAGAGCTCATGTACCTGGGAGTTGTTCCAAAACTTCCCCGTTTCAGGAAAAGGGTTGAATTGAAGAAAATTAAGGAGCGTCACGCTGCAAATAATGAAAAGGATTTATTTCAGGCTCTTGATTCTACAAGCCAAAAACGGTTTTTAGTATTAAAACATCTCGCTCAGCTTGTACAAGAAAATTTTGAAAAGCTTCCATATAGCTCTCAAGGGTTACTTGATAACATCAAAAAGAAGATTGATGAGCTACTTGGAAATTATCTTACTCTTCTTGATTTAATAAAAAGGTATGAGGTATACCTAAATACTTCTCTTGAGAATAATTTGAAAGAAGAAGTTATCAGAGAAATTGAGGAGATAAAAACTCTGGAGTCGGAAAAACTCAAACGTACCAAATCCCGAAGAGTAGCTATCATGCAGAAGCGCCTGCAAAAGTTCAAAATAGCTAAAGAAAAATATCTGGTATGTGAAACTCACTTGGAAACCATTGAAGATGCTGTTCGCTACATCTACGAGCAATCAATGACCATGAGTAATCCTGAGGAAATTGGATTCCAGTTGGATAATTTACTTACCGAAGTAGACGAAACTTCTCAGCTTATTGAAGATCTGGATCAGGATATTCTACCAGAATACACTACTGAGTGGGAATCAGAACTCGACTTTGATTCTATTTTGGACGAACTTTCGGACGATGTTGACACTGTAACTAATCCAAAGAAAAGAGTTCAGAATAAATGAGCCTATCTTTTGAAACGCTCATCCTGGATATTGATGAATCCGGGATAGCCACATTAAGCATAAACCGTCCAAAGCAGCTTAACGCATTAAATAACCAGGTTTTTGAAGACCTTGATGCTGCTATCGATGAAGTCATCTCAAATGATGCTATCAAAGCGGTCATAATTACCGGTGCTGGCGACAAGGCTTTTGTAGCGGGAGCGGATATAAAAGAATTTGCAGATTTCAACTCAGAACAGGCAGTTACCCTTTCCAGTAGAGGGCACAGAGTTTTTCAGAAATTAGAAGATGTGACTAAACCTGTAGTTGCCGCCATTCAGGGTTACGCATTAGGAGGGGGATTTGAATTAGCATTAGCTTGTCATCTCAGAGTTGCTTCGCAAACAACGGTTGTGGGACTACCCGAAGTAAGCCTGGGCTTAATACCAGGATATGGAGGAACTCAGCGGCTCCCTCAGTTAGTAGGTAAGGCAAAAGCTCTTGAATTGATCATGTCAGGTCGGTTTGTAAAAGCTGAGGAAGCACTTCAATTAGGTATTGTAAACCAAATAGCTGAAGATGATGTGCTTGAAGCTGCAAAAAAAATGCTGCAAGGGATTATCAGACAAGCTCCTATAGCTATAAAAAATGCTATATTGGCAACTAAAGAAGCAGGCAAGGCTTCGGGGTTCGGCTCCGAAGCAAAACTTTTTGGAGAATTGTTCTCCACTGCTGATTTTAAAGAGGGAACTTCGGCTTTTATTGAAAAGCGAAAACCGAATTTCTCCGGTAAATAGGAACGAATTGAATCTGAATGAGCGACGAGCCTCCATCGGGTAGTACATATTCATCTCAAAAAACAGGAGCCAAATAATATGGAGTGGCTCCTTATCATCGCGACTATTTTTTTAAGCGGATTCTTTTCCGGGTCAGAGATTGCGTTTGTCTCAGCCAATAAACTCAAGCTTGAGGTAGCCTCCCGAAAAAATAATTTTGTAGCCAGCTCCCTAAGTTTCTTCAAAGAAAACCCGGAAACTTTTCTAACCACAACACTGGTAGGTAATAATATCATCAATGTATTATATGCTACATTGATGGCAATATTTCTTATCAGTCCTATAAATATGTACTCGGAGGCGTGGTTTAACCATACGCCTAGCGATTTTGAGGTTTTACTTGTTCAGACCATTATCGCATCGGTGCTGATAATGCTTTTTGGGGAAATTCTTCCTAAAGCAGTTTTTCGGGCTCAGGCGGATTTTATGGTGAGTTTAATCGCAATACCACTTCGTATTTTTTACTTCTTGCTTCGCCCGTTGATTGTACTTGCCAATGGCTCTTCCAATATTCTTATTAAGTGGCTGGTACCAGATGCTCAGCAAACCTCATCTTTGTATCGTCGCCAGGATGTGGAGCTGATTTTTAAAGAGCTTCGCGAGAGTGGGGGGAGTGAGGATATTGACCAGGATGATTCCGAGATCCTGCATAATGTTCTGGAGTTATCTACCAAAAGGGTTAAAGACTCGATGATCCCCCGTATCGAAATAGAAGCTGTGGATAAGAAAACAGATCTGGACGAAGTACTGGAACTATTTATTAAGTCAGGGCACTCGAAGCTACCCGTTTACCAGGATTCAATTGATGATGTAATAGGGGTAGTATTTGCCTACGATTTATTTAATAGCCCGAATACACTTAATGAGATTATTCGCCCGGTGAAGCTGGTTCCGTCTAGTAAAAAGTCCAAGGATCTGTTAACCGAGTTCAGGCAAACTAAGATGTCGGTAGCTATTGTGTTAGACGAATATGGTGGAACAGCAGGAATGGTTACCATTGAGGACTTACTGGAAGAAGTGGTAGGAGATATCCAGGATGAACATGATGTTGATGATGACATTATGAAAAGGCTATCCCCTAATACCTATGTAATAAGCGGGAACGTAGAAATTGAAGAGCTAAAAGATCGATTCCCGGAAATTGACCTGCCATTGGAACCTTCTGAATATGATACCGTAGCGGGCTTCATTATAAATACTTTGGGGCGCATTCCGACGGTGAATGAGGAGGTACTTATCGGGGACAAAAAATTCATCATTAGTAAAGCCACTCAAAGTAGAATTGAAACGGTAAAGCTTATTTTAATTGAGTAGTTAAGTACCTAAGTGGCAAAGTAGCAAAGTGTACATAAGTACTCACTTTGCTACTTTGCCACTCTGCTACTCTAAAACTTAAAAACATAAAGATGTTCGACAACTACCCAGCCTGGTCTCAGGATTTTGCGAGAAAGTATTTAAGTAGAACCATTAACACGTTTCTGCTTCATGGTAACGTGCATGATTTAGTCCCACTAAGAACAGAAGATGGGACGGAATTCAACAGGTTAAAAACTTTTCTATCTGATGAATTTTTTGGAGCTCGGGACTACGTGATCTTTTATGATCGGGCATCAGGTATTTATTTCCGGGACAAAGAATCCCAGGCCGATTTTAACCAGGCTATAGCTGGAAGAGATAGTTTGGTTGGTACAGATTATGCCAACAAGATGCCTAAGGATCCAGTAAGGGTATTTTCTTTATTGGAACAATATTTCCGGCTTCGTCTGGATCAAAAGAAAAGCGTAGCACTTATCATCGATTATGCTGAAACAATCATCCCGATGAGTGATGCCAGTTCTACTGGAAATGAGGATCGTACTTCCCTGGTTTATCTGTCGAGATGGGCACATGATCCGATGTTTCTTGCCTCCGATTTTACTACCGTATTAATTACTGAGAACCTTGCTGATCTCAACAAGACATTGATACAGAATCCATACACTACCGAAATCAAGATCAATATCCCGGGAGAGCAGGATCGCCTTGAGTTTGTAAAGTTTGAAACGCGGAATGATGATTTCAAGAAGATTTCGGATGTTTCGCCGGAAATAGTGGCACAACAAACAGCAGGCCTAAACTATGTGAATGTTCGAAGTGTACTTTCGAATGCCCGAGAGAATAAAGAGAAGATCACCTTTGAAGGACTGTCTGAGAATAAAAAAGAATTGATTGAAGCAGAAGCCTATGGCCTGCTTGAGTTCGTAGAAACTCCATACTCTCTGGATAATGTTGCCGGGCATACTCATGTAAAAGCACATCTTAGAAAAGCAGTTAAAGCTCTTAAAGAAGGTCGCCAGGACGTGATGCCTATGGGTTACCTGGTTTGTGGTCCGGTAGGAACCGGAAAAACCTTTTTGGTTACCTGTTTTGCTACTGAGGTTGGAGTGCCCATGGTTAAACTGAAGAATTTCAGAAGCCAGTGGCAGGGGGTTACAGAAGGTAACCTTGAGAAAATTCTTTCTATCCTAAAAGCTATGGCGCCAGTAGCCGTAATGATTGATGAGGCTGATGCATACCTGGGAGACCGGAATTCCAGTGGAGATAGTGGGGTTTCCAGCCGGGTATTTTCTCAAATTGCCACCTTTATGAGTGATACCAGCAATCGTGGTAGAATTATCTGGTTCCTGATGACAGCTCGTCCTGATTTGATGCCTATCGATTTAAAACGACAGGGAAGAGCAGAAGAGCATTTGGCATTATTTCCGCCCTATACCAACGAGGAGCGTGTCGAACTTTTCACTGCCATGAAGAAGAAGACAGGATTGAAAATGACCGAAGAATACATTCCGGCGCTTATTGAAGAAGGTTTTAAAACATTCTCCGGCGCTGATATGGAAGCTGCCCTTACCAGGGCGAAATTCCGTGCGGCAGCAGAAGGCAGGAAAAAGGTGACTCCCGGAATTCTTGATGAAGCGCTAGCTGATTTCATTCCTCCTACCTATCCTGAAGAAGTAGAGCTGCAAACTTTGAACGCGGTTATCGAATGTACCTCTAAAGAACTCCTTCCTGAGCGGTACAGGGAAATGGATCGAAACGAGATCCTGATTAAGATTGAGGAGCTTAAGTTTAGGGTAGGTTAGTAAACCTCATTCCGTTCGATTAAGCTTTAATTTCGATAGACCAATGGATTGCTAGCCAGGTTCTCTCCACGGGCGTGATAGAGCTTATGGCCAGGAGCAGATTCTGGATTGAATTTCATATCCAGAGAAAAGTAACGCATGGTGTAACCACACCGACGTTTGTCAGAAGTATTGGCATTAGCTCCATGTATTATCCGGGCATCGTGCAAGGAATATTGACCCTTATTTAGCTCAAACCATACTACCTCAGATTCATCAAAAGTCCCTTTTTTGATTTCAGTAGTAAAGGTATTGTTCTCTTTATCCTCCACTTCTTCATATTCAGAAAACCCATTGTAATGAGTACCGGGAACTACTCCCATACATCCGTTTTCAATAGTAGAATCGTCAATAGCCAGCCAAATAGTGACGATCTTATCGAGCTCATCAAACTTACCTTCCCAATAAGCGCTGTCTTCATGCCATGGAGTTCGGCGACCTTTCCCAGGTTCTTTTGAAATGAAATGACTACTAAAAAGTCCAATGTTCGGTCCTATAATATCTTCCACCACATCTAATACTTCAGGTGATAACAAGAGATCCAATAATCTAGGATCACGGAAATGAGGGGTATCCAATTCATCGGAAAGCTTTTTCCCTTTGTTCTTCAGATGTTCTTCAAATATCTCTGTAAGAAGAGCTTGTTTGGTATCCGAAAACAAATTTCGACTGGGTAGCAGGTAGCCCTTTGTTTTATAGAATTGAAGCTCAGATTCAGTGAAAGTGTTTAACTTGGGTAAGCCCATTGGTTCTATATATTCAGCATTAAGTTTCTTAACTCTGAAAAGCCTTTTTCTCTGAAAAGTAAGAAGTAAAAAGAATGATCATAGCAACTAGTGCCCCAGCGAAGTCACCATCATTAACCATTATATGAGCAAAAAAGGCCAGGATAAAATCGAAGAAAAATCCTGCGTAGGCCCATTCTTTTAATATTGAAGATTTACGTGTTAAAATCGCAACCAAACCTAATAGCTTGGCAATGGCTAGCGGGTATATCAGGTAAACAGGGTAACCAAGAGTTTCAAAAGCATTGACAATTGCTTCATGATTGAAGAAATAGTTTGCAACTGAGAAAAGCATAAGGAAAGTGAGAAGGCCAGTAGAAGCCCAATAAATGATCTTAAAGGTTTTTGAACTCATAACATTAGTTTGATGAACAGAACAGATTGAATGCGAAAGTAAATAATCCTGATTTTATCTCTAAATTATATCCATCTAAAAAATGAGGTATGCTCTTTAACGCCATTTTTTTACTAGGGGCCATTCATGGGCTGGTATTGGCCTTATTACTGGCAAGTAAAAAAGTAAATCAGTTATCAAACCGTATTATGGGAGCGCTGATGCTGGTTTTTTCCATTGATTTAGCTATGGCCAGCTATCTGGGTTTTGGAGCTTATCAAGATTTTCCACACGCCATCGGCCTGGATTATCCCATTACCTTACTTTATGGTCCGCTTCTATATCTGTATTCCAAAACGCTGATAAATGCCCAAACCAGAATGACCCCGAAGGACTGGTCGCACTTATCTGCTTTTGGGCTGTTACTTATATTCAGTATCCCTTTTTATCTATTGACCGGACAAGAGAAAATAGACTCAATAAGTGCTGAAGGAGGGTTAATGTACGGATCTGCTTTTATCACGCATATCAAACTCGGATATAATCTAATCTACATCGCGTTCATTCTGAGACTGGTGCGCGATTATAAGAACCAATTGAAAAATAACTTTTCTTCACTGGATAAAAGGAATCTCGATTGGTTGCAATGGTTCATATTTGGAATAGTTGTGCTCGCACTTATGGCTACTGTGCTGCATTATATGAGTTCGGTATATGGCGAAAATGTGATGTATACGAACATCAATTTGCTTGGGATAACTATCTATGTGTACAGCATTGGATATATGGGGTTAAGACAACCCGAATTTTTTGCGGATTTTTCTACCCTTTCTCATAGTGAATCTGTTACGGATTCTAAGCCCGCTCCAAGCTATTCCAGATCGGGCTTGGATGAGCAGTCCGGGAAGGAATTGATGGCCAGGCTCACTGAGATGATGGAAGATGAAAAGCCGTATATGAATAACGAGTTAAGCCTGAAAGACCTATCTGAAACGGCAGGTATCTCCACTCACAATCTTACTGAAATTATAAATAGCTATGCAGGTAAGAATTTTTATGACTTCATAAATTCATACAGAGTAGAAGAAGTAAAGAAGAGAATTATGGAACCAGGTTCGGATAACCTGACGATGCTAGCGCTAGGCCTGGAAGCAGGATTTAACTCCAAATCTTCCTTCAATTCAGTTTTTAAGAAGCATACCGGGATGACTCCATCAGAGTACAAGCGGTCTTTAAATTAATCAAATACGTTAATTTTAAAACTTTTCAATAGAGAACCCACCCCTGTCCCCTCCCAAGAGGGGGACTTCTTTATTTAGACTTACACTTGAACAACGAGCTTCGCCTCCACCGGAGGGGATTGAGGGGTGGGTAAAATGAAATGGCCGTAGGTCTTTCTAACCAAATCTTCCGGTAAAAAAGAAGTCCAAACCCAGTGGTTTGGACGATTGGGCCTTTCTCGTAGCATAAGTTTGCCACCGAATTAAAACCAACGTATTCGGAGATGAACTTCAAAAAACTTTTTACACTATTTGTTATTGCCTTATCTAGTCAGGTAGTACTGGCGTTTCAAACACAAACAGTATCAGGGGTAGTAATAGATAAAACCACCAAGGAGACTCTTCCAGGAGCTAATATTGTACTGTTAAATCACGAGCCACTTATAGGTACTTCAACCAATGTTGATGGACAATTTATTTTAAACAATGTTCCACTCGGCCGTCACAATTTCCAAATATCTTTTTTGGGGTATCAAACGAGAGTAATCTCTGAGATACTTGTTACTAGTGGTAGAGAGGTTATACTTACGGTAGAGCTCACGGCAGAAATTTTTGAAGAAGAGGGAGTGGAAATAGTAGCTACCATTCAAAAGGACAAAGCCATTAATGATATGAGCTATGTAAGCTCCAAGGCTTTTACCATTGAAGAAACTCAGCGATACGCTGGTGGTTTGGATGATCCGGCACGATTAGTTACGGCTTTTGCCGGGGTGACCTCCTCAGGAGGTACTCAAACCAATGCTATATCTATTCGGGGTAATGCTCCCAAAAGTGTGCAATGGAGACTAGAGGGTATCGAAATACCTAATCCTAGTCACTTTGCAGGGTTATCGGTAGCAGGTGGCGGTGGATTGACTCTATTCAGCTCCCAACTATTGGCTGACTCGGATTTTATGACTGGGGCATTTCCTTCAGAATATGGCAATGCACTTTCAGGGGTATTCGATATTAATTTTAGATCCGGGAATAAGAACCGAAGAGAGTATGCATTTCAGCTTGGGATAAATGGGATTGAAGCTAGTTCGGGTGGACCATTTAAGAAGGGGAGTCCCTCTACTTATTTATTCAATTACCGGTTTTCAACACTGACCTTGTTACTTCCGCTTCTGCCAACTGAGGGTACTATCCAGTATCAGGACTTATCCTTCAAAACAACTTTCCCAACCAAAAATGCAGGTCGGTTCGAGTTTTGGGGAATCGGAGGTTTAGATAAACAAGGTTTAGATGCTAAAGAAGACTCGTCAGAGTGGGAATATGCATACTGGGATTTTAGTAATAACGATATCAATCTGGGAGTAGGAGCAGCGGGTCTTTCTCATAGTTTACTCGTTAATTCTAAGGGCTATCTAAAAACTACCCTAGCTGTTTCGGGAAACTCAACGGATTATGAGCTTGACCAGTTAGATGAAAACTTCATTGCCAGCCCTGAACTACGAATTTTGAACAAAACCGGAAGGATTGCTCTTAAATCGTATCTCAATCAACTGGTAGGAGAAAGGCTAACCACAAGAACAGGTTTTGAGCTTCAACATTTATTTTTTGATCTGGATTTAAGAGGAAAGACTGATAATCAAAGTCCCTTCCAACAATTAGTCTTGGAAGATGGAAACGCACAATTAGCTCAGGCGTATTCTCAATTAAAAATGGAGTTTTCTCCAAGACTGTCAGGTAGTGCAGGGCTTCATGCTCAGTGGTTTTCTTTAAATGAGGAATTATTGATTGAGCCGCGCGCAGCTTTGAACTGGCAAATGAACAGCAAAACAGGATTCAATTTGGGCTATGGATTACATAGCCAGATAGAAGAGTTGGGGATTTACCATGTTCGGTCTCAAAATGAATCGCTTAACAAAGATTTGAAGCTCGCCAAGGCCCATCATTTTGTAGCAGGGTTAAGTCATAACCTTGGAGATCATCATTTCATAAAGGCGGAGCTATTTGCTCAACAATTGTTTGATGTACCAGTTATTGCTGATAGCAGCTTTTCGATGCTGAATTTTGTGCAAGACTTAAGTTTTGCTGAGGCATTAGTGAATGAAGGAGAAGGTGAAAACTATGGTATTGAGCTTACTCTGGAGCGATTTTTACATCGAGGATATTACTATCTGGTTACCGGAACCTTGTATTCTTCCAGGTACAAAGGAGGGGATGGAGCCTGGAGGAAAAGTCGTTTTGACCAACGAATTGCAGCTAATGTCCTGTTTGGAAAAGAATACTTCCTCAAAGAAGGAAAGAATGTGTTTGGAATAAATACGCGTGCAAGTATTACTGGAGGAGAACGATATAGCTCTGTATTGCAAACAGAATCCGCAATAGAT contains these protein-coding regions:
- a CDS encoding thymidine phosphorylase, producing MSSKYNIVSLIRKKRQGESLTSDEIHYLVHAYTDHTIQDYQMSAFLMAAFLKGLNMEESAALTDSMLESGIVVDLSDIPGVKVDKHSTGGVGDKLSLILAPVVASAGVPVPMISGRGLGHTGGTLDKLESIPGFYTDMDLKRYHDIISKHNLVLAGQTKEIAPADKKLYALRDVTATVESIPLIAGSIMSKKLAEGIDALVLDVKYGSGAFMKDLDSAIELAEELVGIGDRFNKKTIAYLTNMNQPLGFKIGNWLEVEECVEALNGEGPEDIVKLSNLLSGTMIYLGEKAGSVEEGIKKSEEQIENGKAFQKWIDIVEEQGGDSSLIKNLKNYPKSGYEFSLKSQKSGFINAMDSYQIGMASLELGAGRREKEDVIDPTAGIILNKKVGDKIEEGETILTGYTNKPAMIEIVTEELFQSVEIRNERPKPEPLVTHICDSQGTRAFEL
- a CDS encoding PspA/IM30 family protein, with product MFKRFIRAIRSLFGGVISSMENPKLILEQNIRELNDQIPQMNENIATVKANLIMLQKEVKRNENQITELTSKIKSAIKANRDDIAEGYALQLEKAKETIIHSKEQLAFAERAYEKALKVKKVFMREKDRKIQEAKEALRASERAEWQSKIADTLEQFEVGGLDQTHDEMINRLNEETAKNEARMEIALDSIDTQTMEIEANAEKIRAHELVEQFKLEMGETSGSISIDEEPVKEETPTKSVGNKEKS
- a CDS encoding enoyl-CoA hydratase; the encoded protein is MSLSFETLILDIDESGIATLSINRPKQLNALNNQVFEDLDAAIDEVISNDAIKAVIITGAGDKAFVAGADIKEFADFNSEQAVTLSSRGHRVFQKLEDVTKPVVAAIQGYALGGGFELALACHLRVASQTTVVGLPEVSLGLIPGYGGTQRLPQLVGKAKALELIMSGRFVKAEEALQLGIVNQIAEDDVLEAAKKMLQGIIRQAPIAIKNAILATKEAGKASGFGSEAKLFGELFSTADFKEGTSAFIEKRKPNFSGK
- a CDS encoding HlyC/CorC family transporter, whose amino-acid sequence is MEWLLIIATIFLSGFFSGSEIAFVSANKLKLEVASRKNNFVASSLSFFKENPETFLTTTLVGNNIINVLYATLMAIFLISPINMYSEAWFNHTPSDFEVLLVQTIIASVLIMLFGEILPKAVFRAQADFMVSLIAIPLRIFYFLLRPLIVLANGSSNILIKWLVPDAQQTSSLYRRQDVELIFKELRESGGSEDIDQDDSEILHNVLELSTKRVKDSMIPRIEIEAVDKKTDLDEVLELFIKSGHSKLPVYQDSIDDVIGVVFAYDLFNSPNTLNEIIRPVKLVPSSKKSKDLLTEFRQTKMSVAIVLDEYGGTAGMVTIEDLLEEVVGDIQDEHDVDDDIMKRLSPNTYVISGNVEIEELKDRFPEIDLPLEPSEYDTVAGFIINTLGRIPTVNEEVLIGDKKFIISKATQSRIETVKLILIE
- a CDS encoding ATP-binding protein — encoded protein: MFDNYPAWSQDFARKYLSRTINTFLLHGNVHDLVPLRTEDGTEFNRLKTFLSDEFFGARDYVIFYDRASGIYFRDKESQADFNQAIAGRDSLVGTDYANKMPKDPVRVFSLLEQYFRLRLDQKKSVALIIDYAETIIPMSDASSTGNEDRTSLVYLSRWAHDPMFLASDFTTVLITENLADLNKTLIQNPYTTEIKINIPGEQDRLEFVKFETRNDDFKKISDVSPEIVAQQTAGLNYVNVRSVLSNARENKEKITFEGLSENKKELIEAEAYGLLEFVETPYSLDNVAGHTHVKAHLRKAVKALKEGRQDVMPMGYLVCGPVGTGKTFLVTCFATEVGVPMVKLKNFRSQWQGVTEGNLEKILSILKAMAPVAVMIDEADAYLGDRNSSGDSGVSSRVFSQIATFMSDTSNRGRIIWFLMTARPDLMPIDLKRQGRAEEHLALFPPYTNEERVELFTAMKKKTGLKMTEEYIPALIEEGFKTFSGADMEAALTRAKFRAAAEGRKKVTPGILDEALADFIPPTYPEEVELQTLNAVIECTSKELLPERYREMDRNEILIKIEELKFRVG
- a CDS encoding phytanoyl-CoA dioxygenase family protein, translated to MGLPKLNTFTESELQFYKTKGYLLPSRNLFSDTKQALLTEIFEEHLKNKGKKLSDELDTPHFRDPRLLDLLLSPEVLDVVEDIIGPNIGLFSSHFISKEPGKGRRTPWHEDSAYWEGKFDELDKIVTIWLAIDDSTIENGCMGVVPGTHYNGFSEYEEVEDKENNTFTTEIKKGTFDESEVVWFELNKGQYSLHDARIIHGANANTSDKRRCGYTMRYFSLDMKFNPESAPGHKLYHARGENLASNPLVYRN
- a CDS encoding DoxX family protein; amino-acid sequence: MSSKTFKIIYWASTGLLTFLMLFSVANYFFNHEAIVNAFETLGYPVYLIYPLAIAKLLGLVAILTRKSSILKEWAYAGFFFDFILAFFAHIMVNDGDFAGALVAMIILFTSYFSEKKAFQS
- a CDS encoding AraC family transcriptional regulator, with protein sequence MLFNAIFLLGAIHGLVLALLLASKKVNQLSNRIMGALMLVFSIDLAMASYLGFGAYQDFPHAIGLDYPITLLYGPLLYLYSKTLINAQTRMTPKDWSHLSAFGLLLIFSIPFYLLTGQEKIDSISAEGGLMYGSAFITHIKLGYNLIYIAFILRLVRDYKNQLKNNFSSLDKRNLDWLQWFIFGIVVLALMATVLHYMSSVYGENVMYTNINLLGITIYVYSIGYMGLRQPEFFADFSTLSHSESVTDSKPAPSYSRSGLDEQSGKELMARLTEMMEDEKPYMNNELSLKDLSETAGISTHNLTEIINSYAGKNFYDFINSYRVEEVKKRIMEPGSDNLTMLALGLEAGFNSKSSFNSVFKKHTGMTPSEYKRSLN
- a CDS encoding TonB-dependent receptor — protein: MNFKKLFTLFVIALSSQVVLAFQTQTVSGVVIDKTTKETLPGANIVLLNHEPLIGTSTNVDGQFILNNVPLGRHNFQISFLGYQTRVISEILVTSGREVILTVELTAEIFEEEGVEIVATIQKDKAINDMSYVSSKAFTIEETQRYAGGLDDPARLVTAFAGVTSSGGTQTNAISIRGNAPKSVQWRLEGIEIPNPSHFAGLSVAGGGGLTLFSSQLLADSDFMTGAFPSEYGNALSGVFDINFRSGNKNRREYAFQLGINGIEASSGGPFKKGSPSTYLFNYRFSTLTLLLPLLPTEGTIQYQDLSFKTTFPTKNAGRFEFWGIGGLDKQGLDAKEDSSEWEYAYWDFSNNDINLGVGAAGLSHSLLVNSKGYLKTTLAVSGNSTDYELDQLDENFIASPELRILNKTGRIALKSYLNQLVGERLTTRTGFELQHLFFDLDLRGKTDNQSPFQQLVLEDGNAQLAQAYSQLKMEFSPRLSGSAGLHAQWFSLNEELLIEPRAALNWQMNSKTGFNLGYGLHSQIEELGIYHVRSQNESLNKDLKLAKAHHFVAGLSHNLGDHHFIKAELFAQQLFDVPVIADSSFSMLNFVQDLSFAEALVNEGEGENYGIELTLERFLHRGYYYLVTGTLYSSRYKGGDGAWRKSRFDQRIAANVLFGKEYFLKEGKNVFGINTRASITGGERYSSVLQTESAIDEEVIFDEANPYNNQFDTQLVVDLTLSYRTNRSRYSSIWLLQIKNLLASKDNSFDYNHLTDQVNLVKEGLVLPILSWKIEF